One Sander vitreus isolate 19-12246 chromosome 23, sanVit1, whole genome shotgun sequence DNA window includes the following coding sequences:
- the LOC144512039 gene encoding uncharacterized protein LOC144512039, whose translation MMDVAATCTKNEDESPVVLTAVPQMTWDELTEKQPSSPDVSEDLQTKSSSVASVNKMQIQNKRKKLKITNSVTWKEVNSHSQLNSAVDNIQINNIVSLYTNQSEGASEDAGETGPLYPKCDSGPFSEDETDDDDDDDWLFIPITISDLTFESDNEDQDSPEIYVLDGGETGDQERQCDTSPTHWPSPTPVPASPPSQIETFDTLASFMKQALGRSTPERGMDSEGKPQPTENRRDSCDYFSALGHNYLTVSTMRSAPLLSETDDSEGEGSDGTNMPRSPNKSLDKSATKSLRWTNGQNIPTEDDIIILDSEDESDQNCKKKAGTEGRPETMYSQCGTVKKRFKKNRLLPVDSTAPLHQPIHHDAPFEEVTQDACSDPSPSTEKIGQLIETKAASEHVQHKTNRKKISNEESIIIDSDTDDDSWISWHCF comes from the coding sequence ATGATGGATGTTGCTGCCACTTGTACAAAGAATGAAGATGAGAGTCCAGTAGTTCTCACAGCAGTGCCTCAAATGACCTGGGATGAACTGACTGAGAAGCAACCGAGTTCACCTGATGTCTCGGAGGATCTTCAAACCAAGTCGAGTTCAGTGGCATCTGTAAACAAGatgcaaatacaaaataaaagaaaaaaattgaagATCACCAACAGTGTTACCTGGAAGGAAGTAAATTCACATTCCCAGCTAAATTCAGCAGTTGATAATATTCAGATTAATAACATAGTATCACTCTATACAAACCAAAGTGAAGGTGCGAGTGAGGATGCAGGTGAAACTGGTCCATTATACCCTAAATGTGACAGTGGTCCTTTCTCTGAAGATgagactgatgatgatgatgatgatgactggtTATTCATACCTATAACCATATCAGACCTTACATTTGAATCAGATAATGAAGACCAGGATAGCCCAGAAATATATGTGCTAGATGGTGGGGAAACAGGAGACCAAGAAAGACAATGTGACACAAGCCCAACACACTGGCCATCTCCGACACCAGTACCAGCTTCTCCTCCTTCCCAGATCGAGACATTTGACACTCTGGCCAGCTTTATGAAACAAGCATTAGGCAGGAGCACACCTGAACGTGGAATGGACTCTGAGGGAAAACCACAACCAACTGAGAACAGGAGAGACAGCTGTGATTACTTCTCTGCATTAGGACACAACTATTTGACAGTGTCCACGATGAGGTCAGCACCTCTGCTCTCAGAGACGGATGATTCGGAGGGTGAAGGCAGTGATGGTACAAATATGCCAAGAAGTCCAAACAAGAGCTTGGACAAATCGGCCACGAAAAGCCTTAGATGGACCAATGGACAAAACATTCCAACAGAGGACGACATAATAATACTTGATTCTGAGGATGAAAGTGACCAAAACTGCAAAAAGAAGGCTGGAACCGAAGGAAGGCCTGAAACTATGTACAGTCAGTGTGGaactgttaaaaaaaggtttaaaaaaaaccgaCTGCTACCTGTTGACTCAACAGCACCCCTGCACCAACCCATACATCATGACGCACCGTTTGAAGAAGTGACGCAGGATGCATGCTCTGACCCGTCTCCCAGCACAGAAAAGATTGGTCAGCTGATTGAAACCAAAGCTGCCTCTGAGCATGTTCAACATAAGACCAACAGAAAAAAGATTTCAAACGAAGAAAGTATAATCATAGATTCTGATACAGACGATGACTCCTGGATCAGCTGGCATTGTTTTTGA